One Gloeothece verrucosa PCC 7822 DNA window includes the following coding sequences:
- a CDS encoding AAA-like domain-containing protein, whose product MNTIASVDYHYRVGGSLAYNHPTYVERQADKELLAALEAGNFCYVFNCRQMGKSSLRVRIMHQLQAAGMSCASVDITSLGSDISRDQWYSGVITQLFLGFNLVGKINLKAWLREREELSPVQKFAQFIEDVLLVKCPGKKIFIFIDEIDKILSLPFSLDDFFSLIRFCYNQRAENSAYNRITFALFGVATPSDLIREKTQTSFNIGQAVELTGFTLDEVQPLEAGLTEAAECPSSVLKEILYWTGGQPFLTQKLCQLLLNSVSLIPQGEEQLAVKTVVDSQVIENWESVDEPVHLKTIKDRLLRNEQRAGRLLGIYQNILKQGFIEADDSPEQAELRLSGLVVKREGRLQVYNPIYQAVFNQEWVNKQLEKLRPYSEAIAGWEASRFTDDSRLLRGQTLKDALAWAMGKSLTNLDYQFLTASQKLDKREAELNLETQKKANEILTTANGKATRRIRIGLAILMLSLMGAVIAIIQAKSASDKQREAQIGTQLQRSGDTAWRQFEFDEIEALLSAMQTGQELKNTVKDGRLLENYPATSPLVTLEQILEQITEKNSLKGHQDTVYSVSISPDKKLIASASRDGTVKIWNPQGKQLATLRGHEGTIYGVSFSPDGQYIATASRDKTAKLWTKEGKLIATLRGHKGSVYNVTFSPDGKLIATTSRDSTAILWDKKGDKIAILRGHKKSVDDLSFSPDSKRIATASRDGTVKLWDTKGNFLGNLKQDDVAFYSVDFSHDGKLIAVASSDGVVKVSDLQGNLIVTIKGHQDFVNRVRFSPNGQWIATASSDGTAKLWNLKGKELLTLRGHQESIYDIYWSSDGKELATASGDGTVKLWQINEKNLTLISNAQRGITNVSFNFNGSLLAKAYKDGEIYLTDLQGNLKHQFDSGLEWIYDLRFSPDGQQIAAVSRGGMIKIWDLTGKPSREWLGDSNNIYSLAFSPDGKLLATGNQEGKVKVWNLTGNPPQLLSNFSAHKDMINSLNFSPDGQNILTASADGLAKLWDLQGNLQAELKEHQEAVYGAIFSPDGKYIATASKDGTALLWNQEGQQIAALQGDLFPVYRIAFSPDEKYIATGSSDGTTRLWDIKGNLRAEFKGHQDTIYGVNFSPNSKIVTTVSRDGMLRQWQVQEESARLETLLKQGCQWLGDYFVTRRSEKEKLGVCNKN is encoded by the coding sequence ATGAACACAATCGCAAGCGTTGACTATCACTATCGAGTCGGTGGAAGTCTAGCCTACAATCATCCTACCTATGTAGAAAGACAAGCAGACAAAGAACTTTTAGCCGCCCTAGAGGCCGGAAACTTTTGTTATGTGTTCAACTGTCGTCAGATGGGAAAATCGAGTCTGCGGGTGCGAATCATGCATCAATTGCAGGCAGCCGGCATGAGTTGCGCCTCGGTAGATATTACCAGTCTCGGCAGCGATATTAGTCGAGATCAGTGGTATAGCGGTGTAATTACCCAGTTATTTTTAGGCTTTAATTTAGTCGGAAAAATTAATTTAAAAGCTTGGCTACGGGAAAGAGAAGAATTATCGCCGGTACAAAAATTCGCTCAGTTTATAGAAGATGTTTTATTAGTTAAATGTCCTGGGAAAAAAATTTTTATTTTTATCGATGAAATTGATAAAATTTTGAGTCTTCCGTTTTCGCTAGATGACTTTTTCTCGCTCATCCGCTTTTGTTATAACCAACGCGCCGAAAATTCAGCCTACAATCGCATTACTTTTGCTCTCTTTGGTGTGGCTACCCCTTCAGATTTAATTCGAGAAAAAACGCAAACTTCTTTTAATATTGGTCAAGCCGTAGAATTAACCGGTTTTACTCTCGATGAAGTCCAACCTTTAGAAGCCGGATTGACTGAAGCGGCTGAATGTCCCTCATCGGTTTTAAAAGAAATCTTATATTGGACAGGTGGACAACCTTTTCTGACTCAAAAACTCTGTCAACTGCTCCTGAATTCTGTATCTTTAATTCCCCAAGGAGAAGAACAACTAGCGGTTAAAACTGTAGTGGATTCTCAAGTGATAGAAAATTGGGAATCAGTCGATGAACCTGTGCATTTAAAAACGATTAAAGACCGTCTGCTGCGAAATGAACAACGGGCCGGCAGACTTTTAGGAATCTATCAAAATATTTTAAAACAAGGATTTATTGAGGCTGATGATAGCCCTGAACAAGCAGAATTAAGACTTTCAGGGTTAGTGGTTAAACGAGAAGGACGCTTACAAGTTTATAACCCAATTTATCAAGCCGTTTTTAATCAAGAATGGGTCAATAAACAATTAGAAAAACTCCGTCCCTACTCAGAAGCGATAGCGGGTTGGGAAGCCTCACGGTTTACCGATGACTCTCGTCTTTTACGAGGACAAACGTTAAAAGATGCCCTAGCTTGGGCGATGGGTAAGAGTTTAACTAACCTGGATTATCAATTTTTAACCGCTAGTCAAAAACTCGACAAACGAGAAGCCGAACTCAATTTAGAAACCCAAAAAAAAGCCAATGAAATTCTGACTACAGCTAACGGGAAAGCGACCCGACGAATTCGGATTGGATTAGCGATTTTAATGCTTTCTCTAATGGGAGCCGTAATAGCGATCATCCAAGCGAAATCTGCCTCAGATAAACAACGGGAAGCGCAAATAGGAACCCAATTACAACGCAGTGGAGATACGGCTTGGCGACAATTTGAATTTGATGAAATTGAAGCTTTACTGTCGGCAATGCAAACCGGACAAGAATTAAAAAATACCGTCAAAGATGGCCGCCTATTAGAAAATTATCCCGCCACTAGCCCCTTAGTGACCTTAGAACAAATTTTAGAACAAATTACTGAAAAAAATAGTTTAAAAGGGCATCAAGATACCGTCTATAGTGTCAGTATTAGTCCGGATAAAAAGCTGATTGCTAGTGCCTCTAGGGATGGAACCGTCAAAATTTGGAATCCACAAGGAAAACAACTAGCTACCCTCAGAGGACACGAAGGAACTATTTATGGAGTTAGTTTTAGTCCTGATGGCCAATATATTGCTACGGCTTCCCGAGATAAAACCGCGAAATTATGGACAAAAGAAGGAAAATTAATCGCGACTCTACGAGGACATAAAGGCTCAGTTTATAACGTCACTTTTAGCCCTGATGGTAAATTAATTGCTACTACTTCTAGAGATTCTACGGCAATTTTATGGGATAAAAAAGGAGATAAAATTGCCATTTTGCGAGGTCATAAAAAATCGGTAGATGATCTGAGTTTTAGTCCTGACAGTAAACGAATTGCTACGGCATCACGAGACGGAACGGTAAAACTCTGGGATACAAAAGGAAATTTTTTAGGTAACTTAAAGCAGGATGATGTCGCTTTTTACAGTGTTGATTTTAGCCATGATGGTAAATTAATCGCCGTTGCTTCTAGTGATGGTGTGGTTAAAGTCTCTGATCTACAAGGCAATTTAATTGTTACTATTAAAGGACATCAAGATTTTGTTAATCGAGTTCGTTTTAGTCCTAATGGTCAATGGATTGCTACGGCTTCGAGTGATGGAACGGCTAAATTATGGAATTTAAAAGGAAAAGAACTCTTAACCCTTAGAGGTCATCAAGAATCAATTTATGATATATATTGGAGTTCTGATGGAAAAGAATTAGCAACGGCTTCTGGAGATGGAACAGTCAAGTTATGGCAAATTAATGAGAAAAATTTGACCTTAATTAGTAATGCCCAAAGAGGAATTACTAACGTTAGTTTTAATTTCAATGGCTCATTACTAGCTAAAGCTTATAAAGATGGAGAAATTTATTTAACTGACCTTCAAGGAAATTTAAAACATCAGTTTGATTCAGGTTTAGAGTGGATATATGATCTTCGCTTTAGCCCTGATGGTCAACAGATTGCGGCTGTTTCCCGAGGCGGAATGATTAAAATTTGGGACCTGACCGGCAAACCCTCTAGAGAATGGCTAGGAGATTCTAATAATATTTACAGTCTGGCTTTTAGTCCTGACGGAAAACTATTAGCAACGGGGAATCAAGAGGGTAAAGTTAAAGTGTGGAACCTAACCGGTAATCCCCCTCAACTCTTGTCTAATTTTTCTGCCCATAAAGATATGATTAATAGTCTGAATTTTAGTCCTGATGGGCAAAATATCTTAACGGCTTCTGCGGATGGATTGGCTAAATTATGGGATTTACAAGGAAATTTACAAGCCGAGTTGAAGGAACATCAAGAAGCGGTTTATGGGGCGATTTTTAGCCCTGATGGGAAATATATTGCTACGGCTTCTAAGGATGGTACTGCCCTTTTATGGAATCAAGAGGGACAACAAATAGCCGCTTTGCAAGGAGATTTATTTCCAGTTTATCGTATTGCCTTTAGTCCCGATGAAAAATATATTGCTACAGGTTCTAGTGATGGTACCACTCGGTTATGGGATATTAAGGGAAATTTGCGGGCAGAATTTAAAGGACATCAAGACACAATTTATGGTGTTAACTTTAGCCCGAACAGCAAAATCGTGACAACGGTGTCTCGGGATGGAATGTTGCGGCAGTGGCAAGTTCAAGAAGAATCTGCCCGTCTAGAAACTTTGCTAAAACAAGGTTGTCAGTGGTTGGGAGATTACTTTGTGACTCGTCGGAGTGAAAAGGAAAAGTTAGGGGTTTGTAACAAAAATTAA
- a CDS encoding GH116 family glycosyl hydrolase, whose amino-acid sequence MKNLITLPEIPPFAWKRPIGKAWDNPYTVRYNSNLDDGPWHGVPLGGFGAGCIGRSPKGDFNLWHLDGGEHIFRTLAACQFSIFEQPEGGEAQAYALSTEPPEDGTLSRWSWYPTEKGTYHALYPRSWYEYEGVFQTKIICEQYSPIWAGNYQETSYPVAIFAWTIHNPTDRPITLSIMMSWQNTVGWFSNAIKTPEVKVRDDGSPVYEYQPRWGDSTGNYNQWIVDNFRVGCLLNRIQPHPQVQEGEGQLCIASILNPSVEVFYNTRWNPMGDGSEIWDYFAMNGMLGDYENESAAAPGEQIAAAMAIRFTIPPGKTRLIPFILAWDLPITEFSQGINYYRRYTDFFGRNGQNVWSVVRTALKNVDIWRDRIIDWQSPILKDQDLPDWFKMALFNELYLLADGGTLWTAATEDDPVGQFAVLECIDYRWYESLDVRLYGSFALGMLWPRLDKAVMEAFARAIPQADDTPRIIGYNGAKAIRKAKGATPHDLGAPNEHPWEKTNYTSYQDCNLWKDLGSDFVLLLYRSFLWTGGNNQDYLWEHWHSVTETLAYLKAFDLDGDGIPENSGAPDQTFDDWQLRGISAYCGALWIAALEAAIKMGEILLQRPPMNPQLQPQNAAESIEEAITTYRHWLQQARSLYHDTLWNGEYYRLDSESGSDVVMSDQLCGQFYARLLGLPDVVEPQYTTSALRKIYEACFLKFHGGKYGAANGVKPDGTPENPDATHPLEVWTGINFGLAAFMIQMGMKEEAFKITEAVVKQVYENGLQFRTPEAITAVGTFRASHYLRAMAIWAVYGILKGFKS is encoded by the coding sequence ATGAAGAACCTGATCACCCTACCCGAAATCCCCCCTTTCGCTTGGAAACGTCCCATCGGCAAAGCATGGGACAACCCCTACACCGTTCGCTACAACAGTAACTTAGACGATGGCCCTTGGCATGGAGTGCCCCTTGGTGGGTTTGGTGCCGGCTGTATCGGACGTTCCCCAAAAGGAGATTTTAACCTCTGGCATCTCGACGGCGGCGAACACATCTTTCGCACTCTTGCCGCTTGTCAATTTAGCATCTTTGAACAACCTGAAGGCGGAGAGGCCCAAGCTTATGCCCTTTCCACTGAACCCCCAGAAGACGGAACCCTTTCGCGTTGGTCTTGGTATCCTACTGAAAAAGGAACCTATCACGCCCTCTATCCCCGCAGTTGGTATGAATACGAGGGAGTCTTTCAAACAAAAATTATCTGTGAGCAATATTCCCCCATTTGGGCAGGAAACTATCAAGAAACTAGCTATCCGGTAGCTATCTTTGCATGGACTATTCATAACCCTACCGATCGCCCCATCACCCTCAGCATCATGATGTCGTGGCAAAATACAGTAGGCTGGTTTAGCAATGCTATCAAAACCCCCGAAGTTAAAGTCAGAGATGATGGAAGTCCCGTCTATGAATATCAACCCCGATGGGGCGATAGTACCGGCAACTATAATCAGTGGATAGTCGATAATTTTCGAGTGGGTTGTTTACTCAACCGCATTCAACCCCACCCACAAGTCCAAGAAGGCGAAGGACAACTGTGCATCGCCAGCATCCTTAACCCCAGTGTAGAAGTTTTTTATAATACCCGTTGGAACCCAATGGGGGATGGATCAGAAATTTGGGATTATTTTGCTATGAATGGGATGCTAGGAGATTATGAAAATGAATCTGCTGCCGCACCCGGTGAACAAATTGCCGCCGCCATGGCCATTCGTTTTACTATCCCCCCGGGTAAAACTCGCCTCATTCCTTTTATCCTCGCTTGGGACTTACCCATTACCGAATTTTCCCAAGGAATTAATTATTATCGCCGCTATACCGACTTTTTCGGACGCAACGGGCAAAATGTCTGGTCAGTGGTGCGGACAGCCCTAAAAAACGTTGATATCTGGCGGGATCGGATTATAGACTGGCAGTCTCCTATTCTCAAGGACCAAGACTTACCTGACTGGTTCAAAATGGCTTTATTTAATGAATTATATTTACTCGCCGATGGGGGGACATTATGGACAGCCGCTACAGAAGATGACCCGGTAGGACAGTTTGCTGTTCTTGAATGTATAGATTATCGTTGGTATGAAAGCCTCGATGTGCGTTTATATGGATCATTTGCGTTAGGGATGTTATGGCCCCGCTTAGATAAAGCAGTAATGGAAGCGTTTGCTAGGGCAATTCCTCAAGCCGATGATACCCCGAGAATTATCGGTTATAACGGGGCAAAAGCGATTCGTAAAGCTAAAGGGGCAACTCCCCATGATTTAGGGGCCCCCAATGAACATCCTTGGGAAAAAACCAATTACACCAGTTATCAAGATTGCAATCTTTGGAAAGATTTAGGGTCGGATTTTGTTTTACTGCTGTATCGGTCTTTTTTGTGGACCGGAGGCAATAATCAAGATTATTTATGGGAACATTGGCATTCGGTTACTGAAACTTTAGCTTATCTCAAAGCATTTGACCTAGATGGGGACGGGATACCCGAAAATTCCGGGGCACCCGATCAAACTTTTGATGATTGGCAATTACGGGGAATTAGTGCTTATTGTGGCGCGTTGTGGATAGCCGCCTTAGAAGCTGCCATAAAAATGGGTGAAATCTTGCTGCAACGTCCCCCCATGAACCCCCAATTACAACCGCAAAATGCGGCAGAATCGATCGAGGAAGCCATCACGACTTACCGTCATTGGTTACAACAGGCGAGGTCTTTATATCATGATACTCTCTGGAATGGGGAATATTACCGCCTCGATAGTGAGAGTGGTTCGGATGTGGTGATGAGTGATCAACTTTGTGGTCAATTTTACGCCCGTTTGTTAGGGTTGCCGGATGTGGTGGAACCTCAATACACCACCTCTGCTTTAAGAAAGATTTATGAAGCCTGTTTTTTAAAGTTTCATGGGGGAAAATATGGGGCGGCTAATGGCGTTAAACCCGATGGAACGCCAGAAAATCCTGATGCTACTCATCCCCTAGAAGTATGGACGGGAATTAATTTTGGCTTAGCGGCTTTTATGATACAAATGGGGATGAAAGAAGAAGCATTTAAGATTACTGAAGCGGTTGTTAAACAGGTGTATGAAAATGGCTTACAATTTCGGACTCCAGAAGCGATAACGGCAGTGGGAACTTTTCGGGCTAGTCATTATCTTAGGGCAATGGCTATTTGGGCAGTTTATGGAATTTTAAAAGGATTTAAAAGCTAA